DNA from Cottoperca gobio chromosome 4, fCotGob3.1, whole genome shotgun sequence:
TGTTCTTATTGTATAACGTTGAACTAGTTTATGTCAATCCTGGACTTGTCTAAAGCTGAAATACTGCATGCTAGTTTCTAAATCGGCAATAAAACAAGCAGAAATCTAATTATAAACATATTAACTTTCTTCTATTGTTAAattggctaacattagctagcgtTAGAAGGTTGAagttaaatatatgaataatatcAGCACTTCACGATAGTGGAATTAGTGAAATGACTGTCTTCACCAATAACAAGGCCTCTAACGTAATCTTTGTATTTAACGCTAATGTAACGTTACTATAGGCTACAACGTTTCCATGacgttttaaatattttttcaacGGGGTACAGTTTGGGTTAATCCACCATAACGTTATAGCACTTGGAAAACTAATAACTTTCATATTGTTGGATGTTTTTCCATTCAGAAACAATTATGGCCACAAATAAAGTGGTTATTGACAAGGCAGCAGTGGATGGAGACACTTCTATTCAAGTCAAGATATTACAGGTCCCAGCCAAATGTGGACCCAGCACTGCTGTGCAACCTCCACCCATGGCTGCaggtgtctctgtctctgccccACCTAAGGTCATCCCCACTGGTCTTGGCCACCAACCTACCTCCTCTACGGTTGTCTCAGCGCGTCAGAATTCATCTCATTCTGTCATGGTGGTAGCAAAGATGGCTACATCAGGAGCATTCACTAGTGCAAAAAGCCAACCACAGGTAACAAAAGCAGCTTTCAGCCAGGTGGCCTCCATGACCCAGGCCACTACCCACGGAAGGACAGTGGTGATAACTGTACCAAGGGCAGCAGCGTCCCAGCCAGCCACTGTGGCCCCCCGGCTGACACGCACTACCTCCCCACAGCTGCCAGCCAATATACAGATACCACCAGGTGAGTTAGCTGCAACACACTACTGCTTGTAGCTCTAGATTGATGTTCTCCTTTGTATTCATATAACTCATGTTTACAAATTTGACCACTTTCACATTTTGAATTCTAATCTCATATTCAGTACACTTAGTGTGTCTCAATTGGGATACTTCTGTTAGTACAATTCCATGTCGTACACTGTGTACATTATGTATTACTTAGTGCGTTAATTTCTACAGGGTCGTATTATTTCAAATCACACACTACTGTTGTGCACTCACCAAACATGACGATTGtcactgttagctagctagctggttATTGTTTATAGTACCATATCATTGCAGACTGCTAAATTAACCCAATAAACACACTGATGGCTTCTATCTGACAACAGTGTAGTGGCACTTAGTGAAAAACACCACATgtatagtttttatttgtatagtgcAGTGTTCACCACAGTAAACACAATCACTGCTGGTCCCTCCCCTCATGCTACATAGCCAAGATGGCGACCGTTGATGTTGAGAAGTTTCCCGTGTTCCACACTAACCTTTTGACCATTATGAGTGCACCATCCAGGTACTCATAGGGCactgcattttatatataaGGCCATCCGTTTTAATTAGAATAAGGCTTATAGTTAAGCATTGTTAGGGGCGTAGCCaatttgagtgacaggtgggttgCATTTTAGGTCGCTAgccactgtctgtctgctctgctacGTCACACATTGCTGCCAATCTTTGGATTAACCATTGGGAGACAGGGGATTCACTGCCAAGATGCCGACAGCTGGAGCcgcccactttgagcttcacaacagcTCTTTAGCTCTCTTTTTATACAATCTATGGTCTGAACACATTTATGCACTCAAAATAAGTGTAAGTACTGAAGTATGCAAATTGAGACACTTGATTAGTTTAGTCTGTTTTCTTGTTTAACTGTCACATCCACAATCTTCTGTACTAAAGAATTTCGTCAGGAATCAAACATTTTCTGATCCGACCCCTTTTGATTTGAATGGATTGTTTCCTACATGTTAACATCTATGAGAGAGTGTTAGAATGTGGTTTGATTAACCAGAATGACCAACCATTCAGGAGACAGGGGCCCTCAAAGTTGACCCAAATTGGATGAAAACAATGCAATTTAGGTGATTTAAAATCCTAATCTTAATTTGCAATAAAAGGCCAAACTACGATTTTTATTTATCGATTATTATCTTAAAGGGTAGACACTTGTTTACATCTCTTGATGAGTTCATGCTGTGCCGACTCACAGCAATGACAGACTTCGGTCAGTCTAACACATGAAGCCTTTTTTTCCTATTCGTTTATCATCACATGactgaaaattaaataaaacaagaaggaAGCCCGAGTCATCATCTCATTTGGCCTGTTGCTGTGTACAGCTCCACAAACACAGCTTTACTATTTACTTGggaaagtacattttatttggaaggTCCCTTTTTTAGATGCAATAATTCAATTTTGTAATGCCTGTAACTAAAGTTATACAATATTTGTAGTGCagtaaaatctaaaatatttaaCTTGGACCAAAAGCAGTGAAACTGGATACGCTTGTTTGTAAGCTGTCTGATAATCAGAGAACCATACTGttgatgtttatttttgaagaaGATATCTGTGCGATGTGGCCGTCCATTATGGGTCAACTTTGAATCATACTGGTTAATCAATCCACATTCTAACACTATCATAGAGGTTAACATTCAATGGAAAGGGGTCCGATGAGAAAGTGATTGATTGAATGCCCCGACTATGGTCCAGGATGTACACAGAAAGATTCTGTACCCAGCCCTCTCTCTTTTCAGCACACAATCAAATAATTGCAGTAAGTGATTTTGGATTCTGGCAGGTATGATGTTGATCCGCAGTGAGAGTGGTCAGCTGATGCTGGTATCCCAGCAGGCTTTGGCACAGGCTCAGCAGGCACCAAGAGGCATCAGTGGTCAAGTACCAAGACTACTGGTCCCACaggtatatgtgtgtgctgctgctgtgattcTAGCATGCCTCTAACGCCTTGAGGGCATATGTCAATCTGAACTCAAAGATAAACTGATTTAGAATTTGGTGGTTAAAGGTCACTGTGATCTCTCAAAACGTTTTTGGTCATAACTcagaattcatatgctaatgaTATGGTAATTCTGGTTTGATTCTGATGTGGACAAATGTAATGACATCCTCACTTCTGTGGTCTTTAACTAGCTGTCATGTCTGGAATGCAGGTATCCACAGCAGCTGGAAATAAAAGTAATGAGAAGGTGACAGTGATCAGGCTGGCAGCCCCTCTCAGTTTCCAACCAGCCCCAGTCCAGAAAACAGCTGTGGTAAAGGTACACAAGCTGGTTCACTCTTGCAGTACTTGACAGGGTTGAATCAGGAGCATTTTTTACTTCAAATCCACCTCACCTGACTGACAGCCTGCTGTGAAATTAAGAATATggttatttctttttaatgaggAACTGCTAAAATACATGgaccaacacaacacaattttATTGCAACCCCTGATTCTTATTGGCTAAAATCGCCGCAGCACTGGATGGCTAAATGTTTTCAAGGTAGATGATACCTTGCTTGACAGTTTGCACTATTATCAGATGAGTCTAGTAGGTTTAAATGCACACGGGTGTATTCATCATCACGTAGTAGTGCTGCTTGTCCACATTGCTTTCTTGCCATAAATGACCAGTAACAGAGTTCACATGTAACTGGTTGAAACCCTCCTATTTAGGGGATCAGGTGAAGTTGTACTACAATTTAAATGACACCAAAATGACTTGCCTTTAACCAAAGTTGCAGATGCGTGAGTTTGTTGAAGGGAAGGTACCCATTTACAGATGAAACTGACTCATGTGAAGTTCAAGTAGGACTCAAGTCAACCTGTCAGAGTAGACATCCCAGCGGTTCATATCTCCACCTTGCTGCTCCTACAcaccacaaccacacacacaactctactGAGTCTTATTTGCATAATTCAGTAGTGGCTGTCACTAGCAGATGCATTTCTGTTACCTTGGCATTAGTAAGTTTTATATGTTACTGTTAATAGTTTTAGGGTGATggattatattgtgtttttcaggtGTTTGGTGTAGCTCCCAAACCAGCTGTAGTCCCGACCCTCAGTGTGTCAGAACAGGGGAGCCAGCCACGTATTCAGATGGTCGTCACAGAAAGCAGAAAGGATCCACCGGACACGGTTAGCCCGGTGAGTCTCACCGGTCCCAACGCTGACCTGCATCctcacagaaaaacaacacaaaagaacTCCAATATGATAATAGCAAGTCTTCCTTTGTATTATTCCTGGAACTGTTTCCAACACTACTAAGACAATTGTAAAACAATATTGGATGATTTTCatgatttaatttatataaGAGTTAGATGAgctaaaataaaagaacaaactcCCTTGACAGTTGAGCGATGTGGCTAGGAGGAGATGACTTTTCCATGCTTCCGGTTTGACACAATTTGTAGTCCAAATAATATATGGACTCCAACCCCCTGAACCTACCCAGCATGCCTAGTTGTTGTTGATGTCTCGTTGTTGTGTACAAACCGGAGAATTCCCATCGTTTTCTTATTTCTCATGTAGACCATCTTCcatgttactttacattacgCTGCCTGTTTTTTAGTCTTCCAGTACATTTGTGTTTGACATGTAGTCATGATTTGTGATTTTTCCTTGCACCATTACATCATTTTGCTACTAATGCATCAACAATTTAGGAAGGGACTACTGTTTAGTTGCAAAGTCAGTCATCAGCTTATGTACCAATTTAGCAGTATATGTCAGCTTTAATAGATTTGAGTGTCACAAATTTACCTTTTTATCAAGATTTGTTGTAGCCTGACATTTCATCAACAGGCAACTCTGGAAAGTGTGAAGAAGTGCAAAAACTTCCTGGTGACTCTGATCAAGCTGGCCTCCAATGACTCTAGGTCTGTCAACATGGCTAACAATGTCCGAGGACTGGTCAGGAGTCTGCTGGTACGTGTCTTCATCATCACAGGACCTGCTTTTACTTAGTAAATCTTCTAATGTCTAAATGATGTAAAAAGAAGTCAAATTAGGCTTGAAAAGCATTGCAATGTCTGAAATCCTTTTGTTGTCTCCTTGTTTTTAACATGCATTACAAATTATTTACTTGTCTATGGTTTTGAGGAGAACTAGTACTACATGTCAtatctactttttttttaaattaaaatgtgttaaataatcTTGCTAGGAAGTACACCTAAAATAAACTAATTACTAAAAAGCTAGTAATGTAGTATTGTCAGTAATAATCagcttattttcttttgttttgaccATAATGTTCCAGGTAACATAAAAAATGAGTATTAAAGTATTCGTCTTTCTTTCATCCTGCAGGAAGGGAAGCTAGAAGCAGAGGAGTTTACAGAACAGCTCTATCGTGAGCTGAAGTCGACTCCACAGTCGTGCCTGGTTCCTTTCCTGAAGGTGAGCAGAGATTCAACAACATTATCGTTACGAGATAAGTTAAGAGAGGAGATCTACTTGCCACAGCACATAATGCTATACTATGTCACAGCCACACAGGTTATACTGTCACCTGTTCCCCCTGCCTACCTGGGCAGCACTCTTCATGTTGCTGCTCGTACACGTGTCGTGTCCACAGAGACTACATTGCTGCTGTGGCGCTGCTACTGCCAGCCTTCATCAGATCTTATTCACGTCTGTTTTTTGAGAACTGCGTGTGTCGCGCTCAAAATATATGCAGCACACCTAATCTCTAAATGATCCGCAGCTGAGCCGGGCCTGAGATCTGCGCTGCTCATAGCCCGTGTGTCTTTTGTAGAGTACTGGTCAAACGGCGTCAAAGAGTATTTTCAAACTCTTTCTTCATGTTAAGATGTTAAAGGTTATGTCAGCTTTAGGTTTCTTCAaagatgtaaataaagtgtaatgTAATtcccagtttgtgtgtgtgttgtgtgtgtgtgtgtgtgtgtgtgtgtgtgtgtgtgtgtgtgtgtgtgtgtgtgtgtgtgtgtgtgtgtgtgtgtgtgtgtgtgtgtgtgtgtgtgtgtgtgtgtgtgtgtgtgtgtgtgtgtggcaacgCAGTAAGCACTGAAACGTgcaacataagtgtttagtttatttaataaaagagaacctgttcaatgtgaaaagttcATAGCTGTCACTTATTTAAGCTTATTCCGTTAGTAACTTGATTAAAGGCCAAGATGAAACTGGGCTGTGGACTGTGGACTTTGCATAGTTGCTTGCTTATGGTTGGACTGTGCTTAGCTATGACTTTATACTTTTCCATTTTCCTTTACAGACTGGTTTTACCTGAGCTCTTCCCTTTGTtttgtgaataaaataaaattaatttgaaCTCCTAGTAGCTCATATAAAAATAGCTTAAACATGTGTCAAAATGGAATTTGGTTGATGATATTACTCTTCTTTTGTCATTGCTACCAGAAAAGTCTTCCTGCAGTTCGTCTCCTCACTGCAGACCCCCAGTTATTTATCCAACAGGCTTCAACTTCTACAGGCAACCTCAACATGGTGTCTTCCACCATGAAGCAGTCCAGCACTGACACAGGACAAAGCCTCAGTACCAGCCAGCAGGTGGTGAGCAGTGTACACTTTACAATAGAAAACatcaaattattaataattgtgAGGTACATGTAATATGTGTCTCTGCCATGTATACTGTTAACTAGGTTTCTAACCAGCTTTACAAGTATGCATGGATGACAAAGACTTGAGACAGGGAGGTTAACGGTGGAGCAGCCCGACGAAAGCAGAGATTATAACATATCCATCGGCAGGAATGTGTATCATGTCATGAGATAAAGAAAACAGGGACCCACTCGTAGGAAAAACAGCTCTAAAGCGCCGCTAGAGGAACTCCACAGGGAAccctttaagtgtatttaaatgCACTAAGTGATGCAATGTGGAGTAAGGTATTTAAAGCATCTTAAGTAGCGCTACAATTTTGTAGTTGTGTGGTTGTTCTTTATATTAATTAACACTCTACTGATCTAGTGTTCctgatgtctttatttcaaTATGCCTTACCTACCTCTCTTCCCTGCCTAGTTTGTGTCAGAGCAGGTACCCTACACTTACTCCTATATACTCCTACATCAGTGTCACGTTTTACCTCCACAACTCATGTTTCTATGCTTTTGTTCATCATCTGTGAtgtgaaaacataattttcaGTCATAAATTCTAACACACCACAGAGATGAGAGCTTTGGAGCAGCCAACAGAAACAAATGTTGTCAAAAGACTGAGATGTTTAGGTGAAGTAGAAATGTTGAGCTGGGTGTCAGATATAGATGCCATGTTTGGGAATAATGCTTAATCATCAATCAAGCAGGCTGATGCAACGTCATGTCTGATGACAGTTTTAAGCGTACGTGTTGACGTCTTGTcctgttttgtatattttctgtGAGTTTGTAATGGTGTCCTCTTGTCTAGCTTGTCTAGCTTGTCTAGCTATGTCTAAAATGCTAGATGTATACAAGGTCTTCTGGATGGCTTTCATAATCCTATGGATCACTATGACTGCTCAGTGCTACAACAATAGGATAGCAGCTACTGACCACCAAAGCTGGTGAAGATCTTCTACAACTACGGTCTTCTTTCCTCTTCAACGTGAAGCCAGTAGTTATCCTTCCATCAGAGATTCGACCAAGATCCTTCCATAATACTGACAAACGTTTCCTGTGGAATAATGGATCTACTACATGCCAACTGCCTGGTGGAGAGAGCCTTCAGGGATGCCTGTATCATCGCCCCGGCTGAAACGAGGTCGTCTCAGTCTCGCTAACTTCTCCATCATTCAGCGTGGCGGGACCGGTCTGTTGGGCAAGAAGAGGGGTGGTGTGGTCTGCCACTATGTCAAGCAGCTAGTAGCCGAGGGCACTAGCTCCCTACTGGTAAATACCCAGAAGCCCTGGTTTTGTTTCGTTGGGGATTTCAACAACTGCAGCCTTGAGGGTGTTCTGCCCTTTCCACCAGTATGTGGACATTATCACAAGGAAAAACAATATTCTGGACTTGTTATGGAAACATTATCAGTTATGGCTGTGAGTGCCCTCCCCTTTCATGAGTTGTAAATCCTTCCTTCACAAAGGAGGATGTCCGAAAGCTGCTGGGAAGGTGCAAGCCTGGCAAGGCACCAGGACCAGATGGCATCCTATGTGCCATGAAGCTCTCTCCCATCCTCTGTCCTTCAGAACCCAACCACTACCGACCGATCGCACTCTTTCTAATTTGTAAATAGCTCCCCTACGTGATTCGTACAGATCCAATTTAGTTTTTGAAATTTAATTAATGGGTACAAGAGCTCCGTCTACGGATATGTATATGCGGTGCAGCTAGCAACATGTGCTGTGGGCTACGGTCAGCACAACAAGCTGATTTAACGTGCTAGCCAGTCACACTATGGCAATGCTAATAAAAAGGCGGAGCTGGCAGACGGCGGCGGGTTCCCAGTCGGCTATAACAGACGCGGAGAGAGAGTTGCGTATAAGACGAGGATGGTGTGTCGGTGTTGCTCCACCTTTGTAGCGGATGTGAGAGGAACTGCATCAAACATTCTATCTCACATTAAACGGCATCAAACAGATGTGCAGATCACCAGATTCCAACTCCTCATGCCCACTGCATTCAAGCAGCCTTTAGATGCAAAGACAGAATGGGCATTAACATTGGCTTATACTGTGGCCAAAATAGAATTAATTGGCACACTCCTAATgcacaagttttattttttattatactatttattttgtattttcacatttttcaccCTTGATGAGTTTGCATGCCTGCATGAAATGCCTATAAAAACTGATCCTGAGCACCATCCTGCCAGCCGTCGGACCATAGCTGGACCTCCACCAGTTTGACTTTAGGTTCAAACGAGGGACAACGGATGCTTTGGCATGTCTTCTCCATTCCCTCCAATATCTGGAAGCACCAGACTACTTCACTTCAGTCCTGTTTGTTGACTTTATCTGAGCTTTCAACACAATTTAAttcctccagatgttcaaaAGAATTGAACATCCCTCCATTCCTCTTCCACTGGCTTCACACTTTCCTGAGCAACAGACCACAGGCTGTAAGAATAGGCACAGTAACATCATCACCAACACCAGAGCCCCTCAGAGCTGTGTCCTCAGTCTCTTCCTTTACACCCTCAACACTAATGGCTGTACCAGCCCCTCACCCACCACCACATACTTTAAATACTCTGATCTCAAAGATCAGTATCAAGGCCGCTCAAGGCATTTTTTAACTGACCACTATCATCTATTGAGCTATTGAGCCCAATCCAATCTTTAGTTTTACGTCAGCTGTCACGGAGGTGTTTTCACTCTCAAAGCTTTCATGGACATCTTCCTGTCAGTGTAAGAGCCGGCACTGAGCCTCGCGTGTGGGGAAATGCCACACAGTATGGTACTGTTCATTATGTTATTTACCTCATTTATGCACTCTCTTGCATTATGCTGCCATGTATGATGCGGTGTTTTACTGCTGCCGTAGCCCCGCCAGCAAAAAGCCAATAAGAGAAGCCTAATTTATTCACGtaaacacacaacagcacaaaAGATGTACAGATGAGGAGAATACTCATTCAGGTAACTCAGGCAAAGGCTGCTACACTGGAGGACACTTTTAAAGGAAGGGGGAAATTCCCTCAAAACAGTGACTAGGCCGAAAATAATTATTGAAGGTTTGTTgttgaaacataaaaaacaaacattaaagagcAGCTTGGATGCAGGTATTTCTTTCCTAATGAAAACCAGCTATTCAATTGTCAATTATATACATTCAATTGATTTGAATAACTGTTGTTGAAGTGTGCTCTGTGCAGCTGTGTTATCTGGGGAAATAGTATTGTATCGGGACTCGGACTCGGCAGATGCTCAATATTAAAGAACTCTGATCGGGAGCAAAAAGAACTTGATCGTCTCGAACTATATAGACCGTAGGGATGTCTCATACTGTCtatatctgtatgtttctgAGTTGTGCtggctgtgaaaacaaatctcTCTCTGGGGCAATAAATCTAATCTTAATGATTGCCCTTAAAATGCAGGTTATCCAGCATCCTCGAGGAGTTGCACTGAGAACTGGGTTGGCAACATTTGCTCAGTCCAGAAATTGCATATCTCAGAGCAGCAGACCCATCCCCAAACACTTCACAGGtaactcatttatttttgcaataaatTGGAAGCATGCTATAGTCTTGTGCGTGCATATGAATAATGTAGTATACTTTACTGAGCAACGTCACTGGTTGAAGGTTTTTTGTAAAACAGAAGATTTTAGAACTTATTTCCACCCGGTATTAAGATGATAGCTTTCTTATCTTTTAATATCACAATCCTAATCATATCCATAACCAGGGCTGTAATGAATAGTTCAAAGCTTCCTCCATaacattgacattcaaattattattattattattattattattattattattattattaataataataacttacagaaacattgCGTACAATAGTccaccttctctttctctctctcaaacacgcACAGACAGCGAGCGACCT
Protein-coding regions in this window:
- the LOC115006906 gene encoding transcription initiation factor TFIID subunit 4-like isoform X1, producing MVRPFFLCSPNAALVQYEFRHPAATKTHTKETIMATNKVVIDKAAVDGDTSIQVKILQVPAKCGPSTAVQPPPMAAGVSVSAPPKVIPTGLGHQPTSSTVVSARQNSSHSVMVVAKMATSGAFTSAKSQPQVTKAAFSQVASMTQATTHGRTVVITVPRAAASQPATVAPRLTRTTSPQLPANIQIPPGMMLIRSESGQLMLVSQQALAQAQQAPRGISGQVPRLLVPQVSTAAGNKSNEKVTVIRLAAPLSFQPAPVQKTAVVKVFGVAPKPAVVPTLSVSEQGSQPRIQMVVTESRKDPPDTVSPATLESVKKCKNFLVTLIKLASNDSRSVNMANNVRGLVRSLLEGKLEAEEFTEQLYRELKSTPQSCLVPFLKKSLPAVRLLTADPQLFIQQASTSTGNLNMVSSTMKQSSTDTGQSLSTSQQVVIQHPRGVALRTGLATFAQSRNCISQSSRPIPKHFTGTFSMKQPFTQDPPRSTKFAFKDSSGSYKEDDDINDVASMAGVNLREENARILTSVVGSVVQSCQDQPILSPNPVLSRILRTGQALGVTEVGPEVVALVSHATQEFLRGLLEKLTVMAEHRKAALKDDLWHAKVSDVRSQLRFLEEVESLKKKRKDDMERERLLRLARSRSHTEDPQLQQLKQRAKELQQLEEAQLQQREANLTALAAIGPRKKIPLEQTESQVTVLPRQGVQRVTRVMLRDLLLCMEQDRFLCHSLSLYKSML
- the LOC115006906 gene encoding transcription initiation factor TFIID subunit 4-like isoform X2, with translation MVRPFFLCSPNAALVQYEFRHPAATKTHTKETIMATNKVVIDKAAVDGDTSIQVKILQVPAKCGPSTAVQPPPMAAGVSVSAPPKVIPTGLGHQPTSSTVVSARQNSSHSVMVVAKMATSGAFTSAKSQPQVTKAAFSQVASMTQATTHGRTVVITVPRAAASQPATVAPRLTRTTSPQLPANIQIPPGMMLIRSESGQLMLVSQQALAQAQQAPRGISGQVPRLLVPQVSTAAGNKSNEKVTVIRLAAPLSFQPAPVQKTAVVKVFGVAPKPAVVPTLSVSEQGSQPRIQMVVTESRKDPPDTVSPATLESVKKCKNFLVTLIKLASNDSRSVNMANNVRGLVRSLLEGKLEAEEFTEQLYRELKSTPQSCLVPFLKKSLPAVRLLTADPQLFIQQASTSTGNLNMVSSTMKQSSTDTGQSLSTSQQVIQHPRGVALRTGLATFAQSRNCISQSSRPIPKHFTGTFSMKQPFTQDPPRSTKFAFKDSSGSYKEDDDINDVASMAGVNLREENARILTSVVGSVVQSCQDQPILSPNPVLSRILRTGQALGVTEVGPEVVALVSHATQEFLRGLLEKLTVMAEHRKAALKDDLWHAKVSDVRSQLRFLEEVESLKKKRKDDMERERLLRLARSRSHTEDPQLQQLKQRAKELQQLEEAQLQQREANLTALAAIGPRKKIPLEQTESQVTVLPRQGVQRVTRVMLRDLLLCMEQDRFLCHSLSLYKSML